Proteins encoded together in one Coffea arabica cultivar ET-39 chromosome 2c, Coffea Arabica ET-39 HiFi, whole genome shotgun sequence window:
- the LOC113731886 gene encoding ferredoxin, which produces MATLSGTMVSTSFLQRKPVTSLSSLPGVNRALFGLKGVAGAGRGGKITCMAGYKIKLITPGGEVEHVVDGEEYILDAFEEAGYDLPYSCRAGSCSSCAGKIVQGTVDQADQSFLDDDQMDEGWVLTCVARPTSELVIETHKEEDLVG; this is translated from the coding sequence ATGGCCACCCTCTCAGGCACCATGGTTAGCACCTCCTTCCTCCAAAGGAAGCCAGTGACTAGCCTCAGCTCCCTCCCCGGTGTCAACCGGGCTCTTTTTGGCCTAAAGGGTGTTGCTGGAGCCGGCCGTGGTGGAAAAATAACATGCATGGCTGGATACAAGATCAAGCTGATTACGCCTGGAGGAGAAGTGGAACATGTTGTCGATGGAGAGGAATACATTCTTGACGCATTTGAGGAAGCAGGATATGATCTTCCGTACTCATGCCGTGCAGGTTCTTGCTCTAGTTGTGCTGGTAAAATTGTACAAGGAACCGTGGATCAGGCAGATCAAAGCTTCCTTGACGACGACCAGATGGATGAAGGATGGGTTCTCACTTGCGTCGCTAGACCTACGTCTGAGCTTGTCATCGAGACACACAAGGAGGAAGATCTCGTCGGTTAA
- the LOC113731885 gene encoding MLO-like protein 4, which produces MEKMHELIREGRSLEFTPTWSVASVTTVMVFVCLFVERSIYRFGKWLRKTRRKALFASLEKIKEELMLLGLISLLLGQWARWISQICVKSSLFSSKFYLCSDEDYGMGERERVLFTKSDTFSNETEIPTGLNYSTLHQCGADREPFVSHEGLEQLHRFLFVLGFIHVIYSCITVGLAMSKIYSWRKWENEATFAPDGNLQAPKNKVMRRQSTFALHHASHPWSRSRVLIWMLCFLRQFRSSIQKSDYLALRLGFITNHSLPLSYNFHKYMVRSMEDEFSGIVGISWPLWGYAIICIFINIHGLNVYFWLSFIPAILVMLVGTKLQHVVSLLALEIAEPKGSSFGTLVKPRDELFWFGKPEILLRLIQFISFQNAFEMATFIWSLWAFKQRCFMKNHALIAIRLISGIVVQAWCSYSTVPLNVIVTQMGSRHKKALIAESVRESLHSWCKRVKERARRDAALSLATRSTCSLESTIDEGDEIITVASGTLSPCSSSGSLNHQDMNEESTDCVVEGSNPPDDDISFRISEYLAQTIASGAGAGDNADDLEEHHQHQPETLFDLFQKT; this is translated from the exons ATGGAAAAGATGCATGAACTGATAAGAGAAGGGAGATCTTTGGAGTTTACACCAACATGGTCAGTGGCTTCAGTGACTACTGTCATGGTTTTTGTCTGCTTGTTTGTGGAAAGGTCCATTTACAGATTTGGAAAG TGGTTGAGGAAGACGAGAAGGAAGGCTCTATTTGCTTCtttggagaaaattaaagaag AGTTGATGCTACTTGGGCTTATTTCTCTGTTGTTGGGGCAATGGGCGAGGTGGATTTCTCAAATTTGTGTGAAGTCATCCCTCTTCAGCAGTAAATTCTATCTTTGTTCCGACGAGGATTATGGcatgggagagagagagagagtcttATTCACAAAATCCGATACTTTTTCAAATGAAACTGAGATTCCAACAGGACTTAATTATTCAACATTACATCAATGCGGGGCG GATCGTGAACCTTTTGTTTCCCATGAAGGCCTTGAACAGCTGCACCGCTTCTTGTTTGTTCTTGGCTTTATCCATGTAATTTATAGCTGTATCACAGTTGGCTTGGCTATGAGTAAG ATATACAGCTGGAGAAAATGGGAAAATGAAGCAACTTTTGCGCCTGATGGGAATTTGCAAG CACCAAAGAACAAGGTAATGAGGCGACAATCTACTTTTGCTCTGCATCATGCATCTCATCCGTGGAGTAGGAGCCGTGTTCTCATCTGGATG CTTTGCTTTCTAAGGCAGTTCAGAAGCTCAATTCAAAAGTCAGATTACTTGGCATTACGACTGGGATTCATCACT AATCACAGTCTGCCACTTTCCTACAATTTCCACAAGTACATGGTCCGTAGCATGGAAGATGAATTTTCTGGCATTGTAGGGATCAG CTGGCCACTCTGGGGTTATGCTATAATCTGCATCTTCATCAATATTCATG GTCTTAACGTTTACTTCTGGCTCTCTTTTATACCTGCAATT CTTGTCATGTTGGTCGGAACGAAACTCCAGCATGTTGTCTCCTTGTTAGCACTCGAAATTGCTGAGCCAAAAGGTTCATCCTTTGGAACCCTAGTAAAGCCGCGTGATGAATTGTTTTGGTTCGGGAAGCCAGAAATACTGTTACGCTTGATCCAATTCATATCATTTCAG AATGCTTTTGAGATGGCAACCTtcatttggtccttg TGGGCATTCAAGCAAAGATGCTTTATGAAAAACCATGCACTCATTGCCATTCGGCTGATTTCTGG GATCGTAGTTCAGGCTTGGTGCAGCTACAGCACCGTGCCCTTGAATGTCATAGTTACCCAG ATGGGGTCCCGACATAAGAAGGCTTTGATCGCTGAAAGTGTGCGGGAGTCGCTGCACAGCTGGTGTAAGAGGGTGAAAGAGAGGGCGAGAAGAGATGCTGCGCTCTCGCTTGCTACAAGATCCACATGTTCACTCGAATCAACAATTGACGAGGGGGATGAGATAATTACTGTTGCTTCTGGTACTCTATCTCCGTGTTCATCATCAGGTTCACTGAATCATCAAGACATGAACGAGGAATCAACAGATTGCGTTGTTGAAGGTTCAAATCCACCTGATGACGACATTTCCTTCCGGATTTCAGAATACTTGGCCCAAACGATAGCTAGTGGTGCCGGTGCAGGGGACAATGCAGATGACTTAGAGGAGCATCATCAACATCAACCCGAGACCCTTTTCGATTTATTTCAGAAGACATGA
- the LOC113731887 gene encoding uncharacterized protein isoform X2 — protein sequence MALCSLRLRRALSLSSFLLHQHFHSPKLLSPLHSSSSALFGPQNPRTTPSFSDFHSFRHFRSSPISLSSRNRRFESDDQMEITADTILFEGCDYNHWLITVDFPRDVDIPAEQKVQKYVEIAAGVFGSEEEAKKRIYACSTTTYQGFQVECSEETSEKFKENPAVVFVLPDSYIDPVNKEYGGDKYINGTIIPRPPPIMSVRRNPRQFSRPQRPENWGSGPGDARNFGPQQSHPSQQNFGPQQNHPTQQNFGPRQNHTTQQNHPTQQNFGPQQNYAAQQNFGPPRGPVSQQNYSPPQNTPPQQTYGQQQNAPPRQYYGTPENTTAHQNYGYHSPQHNYGQSHNHPNQQNYGPPQNFTPQQNNGSPGMHSPIRQNYGQPGGIEGQSYTPSQGGTFHQGIGGAPAQEMGPAYGQNYPRHGEDQKFSEVDQRSRFPSGDQRNFA from the exons ATGGCGTTATGCTCACTTCGCCTCCGTCGCGCATTGTCTCTATCCTCCTTCCTTCTCCACCAGCATTTCCACTCCCCTAAACTCCTTTCTCCCCTGCACTCAAGCTCTTCTGCTTTGTTCGGACCCCAAAACCCTAGAACCACCCCTTCCTTTTCCGATTTTCATTCGTTCAGGCATTTTAGATCGTCGCCGATCTCTCTCTCTTCCCGAAACCGACGTTTCGAGTCCGATGACCAGATGGAAATTACAGCAGACACTATTCTATTTGAAGGTTGCGATTACAACCACTGGCTCATCACCGTCGATTTCCCAAGGGATGTTGATATTCCTGCTGAACAGAAGGTTCAGAAATACGTCGAAATTGCTGCTGGAGTCTTTGGAAG CGAAGAAGAGGCAAAGAAGAGAATCTATGCCTGTAGCACAACGACCTATCAAGGTTTTCAGGTTGAATGTTCTGAGGAAACGTCTGAGAAATTCAAAG agAATCCAGCAGTTGTTTTTGTGTTGCCAGATTCCTACATTGATCCTGTTAACAAAGAGTATGGAG GAGACAAGTACATTAATGGAACTATAATTCCTAGGCCACCCCCAATAATGTCTGTGAGACGGAATCCCCGTCAGTTTTCTAGACCTCAGCGTCCAGAAAACTGGGGCTCTGGGCCGGGGGATGCAAGGAATTTTGGCCCCCAACAAAGTCATCCTAGTCAACAAAATTTTGGTCCTCAACAAAATCATCCAACTCAACAAAATTTTGGCCCTCGACAAAATCATACTACTCAACAAAATCATCCAACTCAACAAAATTTTGGTCCTCAACAAAATTATGCTGCTCAACAAAATTTTGGCCCTCCTCGTGGTCCTGTCTCTCAGCAGAATTATAGTCCGCCACAGAATACTCCACCTCAACAGACTTATGGGCAACAGCAAAATGCTCCACCTCGACAATATTATGGCACGCCAGAAAACACTACAGCTCATCAGAATTACGGATATCACTCACCTCAGCATAATTATGGTCAGTCGCACAATCATCCAAATCAGCAGAACTATGGCCCTCCACAGAATTTTACTCCCCAGCAGAATAATGGTTCACCTGGGATGCATTCTCCAATTCGGCAGAATTATGGGCAACCTGGAGGGATAGAAG GTCAAAGTTACACGCCTTCACAAGGTGGGACCTTTCATCAGGGCATAGGAGGAGCTCCAGCGCAGGAAATGGGCCCTGCATATGGGCAGAATTACCCAAGGCACGGAGAAGATCAGAAATTCTCAGAGGTCGACCAGAGAAGCAGATTCCCGAGTGGGGACCAAAGGAATTTTGCCTGA
- the LOC113731887 gene encoding uncharacterized protein isoform X1: MALCSLRLRRALSLSSFLLHQHFHSPKLLSPLHSSSSALFGPQNPRTTPSFSDFHSFRHFRSSPISLSSRNRRFESDDQMEITADTILFEGCDYNHWLITVDFPRDVDIPAEQKVQKYVEIAAGVFGSEEEAKKRIYACSTTTYQGFQVECSEETSEKFKENPAVVFVLPDSYIDPVNKEYGGDKYINGTIIPRPPPIMSVRRNPRQFSRPQRPENWGSGPGDARNFGPQQSHPSQQNFGPQQNHPTQQNFGPRQNHTTQQNHPTQQNFGPQQNYAAQQNFGPPRGPVSQQNYSPPQNTPPQQTYGQQQNAPPRQYYGTPENTTAHQNYGYHSPQHNYGQSHNHPNQQNYGPPQNFTPQQNNGSPGMHSPIRQNYGQPGGIEGRGPTTASGAWDQFRGGRGDFPQGDQRYTSIDSGNSAGQSYTPSQGGTFHQGIGGAPAQEMGPAYGQNYPRHGEDQKFSEVDQRSRFPSGDQRNFA; the protein is encoded by the exons ATGGCGTTATGCTCACTTCGCCTCCGTCGCGCATTGTCTCTATCCTCCTTCCTTCTCCACCAGCATTTCCACTCCCCTAAACTCCTTTCTCCCCTGCACTCAAGCTCTTCTGCTTTGTTCGGACCCCAAAACCCTAGAACCACCCCTTCCTTTTCCGATTTTCATTCGTTCAGGCATTTTAGATCGTCGCCGATCTCTCTCTCTTCCCGAAACCGACGTTTCGAGTCCGATGACCAGATGGAAATTACAGCAGACACTATTCTATTTGAAGGTTGCGATTACAACCACTGGCTCATCACCGTCGATTTCCCAAGGGATGTTGATATTCCTGCTGAACAGAAGGTTCAGAAATACGTCGAAATTGCTGCTGGAGTCTTTGGAAG CGAAGAAGAGGCAAAGAAGAGAATCTATGCCTGTAGCACAACGACCTATCAAGGTTTTCAGGTTGAATGTTCTGAGGAAACGTCTGAGAAATTCAAAG agAATCCAGCAGTTGTTTTTGTGTTGCCAGATTCCTACATTGATCCTGTTAACAAAGAGTATGGAG GAGACAAGTACATTAATGGAACTATAATTCCTAGGCCACCCCCAATAATGTCTGTGAGACGGAATCCCCGTCAGTTTTCTAGACCTCAGCGTCCAGAAAACTGGGGCTCTGGGCCGGGGGATGCAAGGAATTTTGGCCCCCAACAAAGTCATCCTAGTCAACAAAATTTTGGTCCTCAACAAAATCATCCAACTCAACAAAATTTTGGCCCTCGACAAAATCATACTACTCAACAAAATCATCCAACTCAACAAAATTTTGGTCCTCAACAAAATTATGCTGCTCAACAAAATTTTGGCCCTCCTCGTGGTCCTGTCTCTCAGCAGAATTATAGTCCGCCACAGAATACTCCACCTCAACAGACTTATGGGCAACAGCAAAATGCTCCACCTCGACAATATTATGGCACGCCAGAAAACACTACAGCTCATCAGAATTACGGATATCACTCACCTCAGCATAATTATGGTCAGTCGCACAATCATCCAAATCAGCAGAACTATGGCCCTCCACAGAATTTTACTCCCCAGCAGAATAATGGTTCACCTGGGATGCATTCTCCAATTCGGCAGAATTATGGGCAACCTGGAGGGATAGAAGGTAGAGGTCCCACAACTGCTTCTGGGGCTTGGGATCAGTTTCGTGGTGGCAGAGGTGATTTCCCTCAAGGAGATCAGAGGTATACATCTATTGATAGTGGAAACTCTGCAGGTCAAAGTTACACGCCTTCACAAGGTGGGACCTTTCATCAGGGCATAGGAGGAGCTCCAGCGCAGGAAATGGGCCCTGCATATGGGCAGAATTACCCAAGGCACGGAGAAGATCAGAAATTCTCAGAGGTCGACCAGAGAAGCAGATTCCCGAGTGGGGACCAAAGGAATTTTGCCTGA